Proteins encoded in a region of the Frondihabitans sp. 762G35 genome:
- a CDS encoding glycosyltransferase family 4 protein — MSTQVPDVGERCRIDRHEPTAEPLRIVTATDVLAPVGGVEVCVFEDTTALVGRGHRVELLYTESGIQRGDLEMLGVSLTGPVRFRFEPRRALRHLASFVRSARTVRRLRADVLWLNRPENVIWAQVVSRIAGIPLVIHLHHAPNYRLEKLLTTGVSHFMAVSEHMKTVWVAAGIPADRVTVVHNAVPLDKYPVATPGDRRAARRLLDLPEKAKVGLYFGRISRAKGVLSVVEAWRSLGFAPGEGVLVIAGDDVVDDAELQSALDVLDEGTVLRLPNQNDVVPLLHAADVVMAPSWEEEAFGRVLVESMSAGVPVIGATVGGMVEVLTGDLRRFLVPPRDSAALAVALRGVLDWRVTEPDLGAKLRQHVETHFPHGAHLDAIARVLEAHRSRRRLVGRVRRPGVVDR; from the coding sequence GTGGGCGGGGTCGAGGTCTGCGTCTTCGAGGACACCACGGCTCTCGTCGGACGGGGACATCGCGTCGAACTGCTCTACACGGAGTCGGGCATCCAGCGGGGCGATCTCGAGATGCTCGGCGTCTCGCTGACCGGACCCGTGCGGTTCCGGTTCGAGCCGCGCCGCGCCCTCCGGCACCTGGCGTCGTTCGTCCGCTCCGCCCGCACGGTCCGCCGGCTCCGCGCCGACGTGCTCTGGCTGAACCGCCCGGAGAACGTCATCTGGGCGCAGGTCGTGTCCCGGATCGCCGGCATCCCGCTCGTGATCCACCTGCACCACGCCCCGAACTACCGGCTCGAGAAGCTGCTCACGACCGGGGTGTCGCACTTCATGGCGGTCTCCGAGCACATGAAGACCGTGTGGGTCGCCGCGGGGATCCCCGCCGACCGCGTCACCGTGGTGCACAACGCCGTCCCGCTCGACAAGTACCCCGTCGCGACGCCCGGGGATCGCCGCGCCGCCCGCCGCCTCCTGGACCTCCCCGAGAAGGCGAAGGTCGGCCTCTACTTCGGCCGCATCTCCCGCGCGAAAGGCGTTCTCAGCGTCGTCGAGGCCTGGCGCTCGCTCGGCTTCGCACCCGGGGAGGGCGTGCTCGTCATCGCCGGGGACGACGTCGTCGACGACGCGGAGCTCCAGAGCGCCTTGGACGTGCTCGACGAGGGCACCGTCCTCCGCCTGCCCAACCAGAACGACGTGGTGCCGCTCCTCCACGCGGCCGACGTCGTCATGGCGCCGTCGTGGGAGGAGGAGGCCTTCGGTCGGGTCCTCGTCGAATCGATGTCGGCCGGCGTGCCGGTGATCGGCGCGACCGTCGGCGGCATGGTCGAGGTGCTCACCGGCGACCTCCGCCGCTTCCTGGTGCCGCCGCGCGACAGCGCCGCCCTCGCGGTCGCCCTCCGGGGCGTGCTCGACTGGCGCGTCACCGAGCCCGACCTCGGCGCGAAGCTGCGCCAGCACGTCGAGACGCACTTCCCTCACGGCGCGCACCTGGACGCGATCGCGCGGGTCCTCGAGGCCCACCGGAGTCGCAGGAGGCTCGTCGGACGGGTCCGTCGGCCGGGCGTGGTGGATCGATGA